From a single Labrenzia sp. PHM005 genomic region:
- a CDS encoding sugar-binding transcriptional regulator, giving the protein MADKKNDIELMRQMHTVLVLHFLEGRKQSEIAETLNLSTSKVNRLITQGRKMGMVKIDIENPFQRLTDLEALLEEQVPLNRALVTSAVPGSPDTTLKQVGLAAANHLIETIRDGDVIAISGGKAVSAVVQNIETDRKFDVTVVPLTGGVQGKFYTDVNHLATQLADRLGGEAILVHAPLFAESREQRDMLMDVASIKQAFETARQANVALVGVGSIQTPGSSYYDLHPMPESDRKMLVGTGITAEFLAHLMRPDGTVADYALNSRLVALKPEELRQCKRVIGVASGAEKVMPIRAILNGHHMDSLILDEDTASEVLAATEGAQNVA; this is encoded by the coding sequence ATGGCAGACAAGAAAAACGACATAGAGCTGATGCGTCAGATGCACACTGTTTTGGTGCTGCATTTCCTGGAAGGCAGGAAACAATCTGAAATTGCTGAAACGCTCAACTTGTCGACATCCAAGGTCAACCGGCTGATCACGCAAGGCCGGAAGATGGGCATGGTGAAGATCGATATCGAAAATCCGTTCCAGCGGCTGACCGATCTTGAAGCGCTTCTTGAAGAGCAAGTTCCCTTGAACCGGGCGCTTGTGACGTCAGCGGTTCCAGGCAGTCCGGACACGACCTTGAAACAGGTTGGGCTCGCTGCCGCCAATCATCTCATCGAGACCATCCGGGATGGGGATGTGATCGCAATATCTGGCGGTAAGGCGGTGAGTGCCGTCGTCCAGAACATAGAGACCGATCGCAAGTTTGACGTTACCGTCGTTCCGCTAACCGGCGGGGTCCAGGGGAAGTTCTACACGGACGTTAATCATCTGGCGACACAATTGGCTGACCGGCTTGGCGGCGAGGCCATTCTTGTTCATGCACCCCTCTTCGCCGAGAGCCGGGAACAGCGGGACATGCTGATGGACGTGGCATCTATCAAACAGGCTTTCGAAACGGCCCGGCAGGCGAACGTTGCGTTGGTCGGAGTTGGCTCGATCCAGACACCGGGCTCCAGTTATTACGATCTGCATCCCATGCCGGAAAGTGACCGCAAGATGCTGGTGGGCACCGGGATCACGGCCGAGTTTCTCGCGCATTTAATGCGTCCGGACGGAACCGTTGCCGACTACGCTTTGAACTCACGGCTTGTTGCTTTGAAGCCGGAGGAATTGCGGCAATGCAAACGGGTGATCGGGGTGGCATCAGGCGCTGAGAAGGTGATGCCGATCCGGGCAATCCTGAACGGCCATCACATGGACTCACTTATTTTGGACGAAGACACTGCCAGCGAAGTTCTGGCGGCAACGGAAGGTGCTCAAAATGTTGCATGA
- a CDS encoding glycerol-3-phosphate dehydrogenase/oxidase, with the protein MSDQRQENWGSLRSGSAFDVIVVGGGINGIGVYRELALQGLRVLLVERNDFCSGCSAAPSRMIHGGLRYLENGEFDLVRESLRERDALLKNAPHLVHPLPTVIPIKSVFSGLLNSAASFFGLSGQPSSRGALPIKLGLMLYDWVTRSQRLLPKHMFQGKKATRARWPKLIPDLRFSAVYHDAWISHPERLGIELISDVQEQAPNCVALNYVEVGARQSGGFDVQNLRTGEAVNVSARLVVNATGAWLDETIRQISGETKRERLVSGTKGSHLIIDNDDLADALDGHMVYFENADGRVCIVFPYLGKVLAGSTDIRVKSAARVRCEDDERDYILESLRLVFPGIAVRVDQIVFSYAGIRPLPKSDHDYTGRISRGHFTKRLEGPVPQLCMVGGKWTTFRAFAEQTADEVLAEFGRPRQTNTLGLPIGGGQAFPKDTNRFEIDLINDFAVQFDRARHLVRTYGAAAVELQKFCFSQGNDQLIPGCALTKNEVIYLIRNEFVETVSDLVLRRTSLAIDGSVSLDIIDQLTALLRQERSLSPQEAERQRSDLIEELGDYHGVSKKTLEFRNQNWSEECELARKPA; encoded by the coding sequence ATGTCCGATCAACGGCAAGAAAACTGGGGCAGCCTGCGCAGCGGCAGCGCGTTCGATGTCATAGTCGTCGGTGGCGGCATCAATGGTATTGGCGTTTACAGAGAACTAGCGCTCCAGGGACTGCGCGTTCTTCTCGTTGAGCGGAATGATTTTTGTTCCGGCTGCAGTGCCGCTCCATCGCGCATGATCCATGGTGGCTTGCGGTATCTTGAAAACGGCGAGTTTGACTTGGTTAGGGAGTCTCTGCGCGAACGGGATGCTTTGCTCAAAAATGCACCGCATTTGGTTCATCCGCTCCCGACGGTCATTCCAATCAAATCGGTGTTTTCGGGGCTCTTGAATTCTGCGGCGAGTTTTTTTGGTTTATCCGGTCAACCGTCGAGCCGCGGAGCTTTGCCGATCAAACTTGGTCTGATGCTTTACGATTGGGTGACACGCTCACAGCGTTTGCTGCCCAAACATATGTTTCAGGGCAAAAAAGCAACGCGTGCCCGATGGCCGAAGTTGATACCGGATCTGAGGTTTTCGGCGGTCTATCACGATGCCTGGATCAGCCATCCGGAACGTCTTGGAATTGAGTTGATTTCCGATGTGCAGGAACAGGCGCCGAACTGTGTGGCCTTGAACTATGTAGAGGTTGGCGCTCGTCAGAGCGGTGGATTTGATGTCCAAAACCTCCGGACCGGTGAAGCGGTGAACGTCTCGGCACGTCTCGTAGTCAACGCCACCGGAGCCTGGCTGGATGAGACGATCAGACAGATCAGCGGCGAGACGAAGCGGGAGCGGCTGGTGTCAGGGACCAAAGGTTCTCATCTCATAATCGACAATGATGACCTGGCAGACGCTCTCGACGGGCACATGGTCTATTTTGAAAATGCCGACGGCCGGGTCTGTATCGTGTTTCCTTATCTCGGGAAGGTACTGGCCGGTTCGACCGATATCCGGGTGAAATCCGCAGCCAGAGTTCGCTGCGAGGATGATGAAAGAGACTATATCCTAGAGTCCTTGCGTCTCGTCTTTCCGGGAATTGCTGTCCGGGTTGACCAAATTGTCTTCAGCTATGCGGGCATCCGCCCGCTTCCTAAAAGCGACCATGATTATACCGGCCGGATTTCCCGGGGGCATTTCACCAAACGGCTTGAAGGCCCAGTTCCTCAGCTGTGCATGGTGGGTGGCAAGTGGACGACATTCCGGGCCTTTGCCGAGCAGACCGCAGACGAAGTTTTGGCGGAATTTGGACGCCCAAGGCAGACAAATACGCTTGGTCTTCCAATTGGCGGCGGACAGGCTTTCCCGAAGGATACCAATCGGTTTGAGATAGACCTGATAAATGACTTTGCTGTCCAGTTCGACCGGGCACGGCATCTGGTTCGGACTTACGGTGCGGCGGCGGTTGAACTTCAGAAATTCTGCTTTTCTCAGGGAAACGACCAGCTGATCCCCGGATGTGCCCTGACGAAGAATGAAGTGATTTACCTGATCCGAAACGAGTTTGTCGAAACAGTCTCTGATCTTGTTCTCCGCCGCACGTCGCTAGCAATCGACGGTAGCGTTTCTCTGGACATCATCGATCAGCTGACAGCCTTGCTGCGCCAGGAGCGAAGTCTTTCCCCACAGGAAGCCGAACGGCAGCGTTCGGATCTCATTGAAGAACTTGGTGACTATCACGGCGTTTCCAAGAAAACGCTGGAATTCCGTAATCAAAATTGGAGTGAAGAATGCGAGTTAGCACGAAAGCCCGCATGA
- a CDS encoding ABC transporter permease, producing the protein MRETGLIAIILLLFIVMSFASPYFLTWVNMRAMVMAFAVEGIVVVGMTILLISGGIDLSVGSVTALAMVIAGWLFLNGVDPWVASAISIAACTAIGAFMGFFTTRIGLHHFIVSLGVMVIARGACLLGTGGRPLGLYTLPPEFKFIGQGSIGPIPVVIILFIVVVVAFDFMLRRTTMFRKVFYTGSNEKAAAYSGIRTKKVVFLTTTLCSALCGFAGIIYMARFGSAQPTFGIGMELNVIAAAVIGGASLSGGSGTIFGAILGAVLLSVVSSSLALLDVSVYWQDIIRGSILLAAVSIDHYLVKKRA; encoded by the coding sequence ATGCGCGAAACCGGCCTGATCGCGATCATCCTGTTGTTGTTTATCGTGATGTCCTTTGCATCACCCTACTTTTTGACCTGGGTGAACATGCGCGCGATGGTCATGGCATTCGCCGTGGAAGGCATAGTTGTCGTCGGAATGACCATTTTGTTGATTTCGGGCGGCATTGACCTGTCGGTGGGATCTGTCACGGCGCTGGCCATGGTGATTGCGGGCTGGCTGTTCTTGAACGGCGTTGACCCTTGGGTGGCCTCGGCGATCTCGATCGCGGCCTGTACTGCAATCGGCGCATTCATGGGTTTTTTCACCACGCGGATTGGGTTGCATCATTTCATTGTTTCGCTTGGGGTGATGGTGATCGCCCGGGGTGCATGTCTGTTGGGAACGGGCGGCCGTCCGCTGGGCCTTTACACCTTGCCGCCGGAGTTCAAATTCATCGGCCAAGGCTCGATTGGTCCGATCCCGGTTGTCATCATTCTGTTCATCGTCGTGGTTGTAGCCTTCGATTTCATGCTGCGCCGGACAACCATGTTCCGGAAGGTGTTTTATACCGGCAGCAACGAGAAGGCCGCGGCTTACTCCGGGATCCGGACCAAGAAAGTGGTGTTCCTGACGACGACATTGTGTTCAGCACTGTGCGGCTTTGCCGGGATCATCTACATGGCACGTTTTGGATCAGCCCAGCCGACTTTCGGCATCGGCATGGAACTGAACGTCATTGCGGCAGCTGTCATTGGCGGCGCCAGTCTCTCAGGCGGATCGGGCACGATTTTTGGTGCGATCCTGGGCGCTGTCCTTCTATCGGTGGTCTCCAGTTCACTCGCGCTCCTGGATGTCTCGGTCTACTGGCAGGACATTATTCGCGGATCGATCCTGCTCGCAGCGGTATCCATCGACCATTACCTTGTCAAAAAACGCGCCTGA
- a CDS encoding class I fructose-bisphosphate aldolase translates to MRVSTKARMNRMFTHGGCLDVAIDHGVCNEPSFMVGLEDMAGVVDTLVDAKPDAIQMAYGQADLLQNRPEKDKPALVMRIDMGNPYNDQRHRVMWSMLQNSDEPIIGALEMDAACVVVNLFMLPDEPELFRQCVDNISRVRAACHKYGMPLMIEPLVMLPNEVRGGYQVDGNAEKIVTLVRLASEMGADIIKADPTENPEDFHRVIEAARVPVLVRGGGKEDLRTVLNKSAALMQQGAKGMVYGRNIYQHDNPRAVVSALMAMIHHGADGDEAWDIYSRG, encoded by the coding sequence ATGCGAGTTAGCACGAAAGCCCGCATGAACCGGATGTTCACGCATGGCGGTTGCCTGGATGTGGCGATTGATCACGGCGTGTGCAACGAACCGAGTTTCATGGTTGGCCTGGAAGATATGGCCGGTGTTGTCGATACTTTGGTTGATGCGAAACCCGATGCCATTCAGATGGCATATGGTCAGGCCGATCTACTGCAAAACCGCCCGGAAAAGGACAAACCGGCCTTGGTCATGCGGATCGATATGGGCAACCCCTACAATGATCAGCGCCACCGGGTGATGTGGTCGATGCTGCAAAACTCGGATGAGCCGATCATCGGTGCCCTTGAAATGGATGCAGCATGTGTTGTGGTGAACCTGTTCATGCTGCCGGACGAGCCCGAACTGTTCCGTCAGTGTGTCGACAACATCTCCCGCGTGCGAGCCGCTTGCCACAAATATGGCATGCCGCTGATGATCGAGCCCTTGGTCATGCTGCCGAATGAGGTGCGTGGTGGATATCAGGTTGACGGCAATGCGGAAAAGATTGTCACACTGGTCCGGCTGGCAAGTGAAATGGGAGCAGACATTATTAAGGCGGATCCCACCGAAAACCCTGAAGATTTTCATCGTGTGATCGAAGCTGCCCGGGTGCCCGTACTGGTGCGCGGCGGCGGCAAAGAGGATCTGAGAACGGTCCTCAACAAGTCGGCCGCACTGATGCAACAGGGTGCCAAGGGCATGGTCTACGGCCGGAACATCTATCAGCACGACAATCCGCGGGCGGTAGTTTCGGCTCTTATGGCCATGATCCATCATGGTGCAGATGGTGACGAAGCCTGGGATATCTACAGCCGTGGTTGA
- a CDS encoding aldo/keto reductase, with translation MLHDMLTRTIGHSGIEASAVGLGTWAIGGWMWGGTDENRSVDAIRASIDEGVTLIDTAPAYGQGLAEEIVGKALVGRRDKVVLATKCGLVWHTQKGSHFFDYDGKPVHRYLGKDAIVYEIEQSLKRLGTDYIDHYITHWQDSTTLIDETMEALELLKSQGKIRSIGASNTSVDDLNAYIQAGQLDAVQEEYSMVKRDIETTHVPTCLDKGVSVLSYSSLALGLLTGKIGPDRTFSGDDQRKDNPRFSIENRQKVALLMETISPIAEAHEASKAQVVIAWTLQQPGITFSLCGARDPGQAVENAKAGRLRLSQSDLDAISAAAQTHLTQLAA, from the coding sequence ATGTTGCATGACATGCTGACACGAACAATCGGTCACTCGGGCATTGAGGCGTCTGCTGTCGGCCTGGGGACATGGGCCATCGGTGGCTGGATGTGGGGCGGGACTGACGAAAACCGGTCTGTTGACGCCATCCGCGCATCGATCGACGAAGGTGTCACGCTAATCGACACTGCGCCTGCTTATGGTCAGGGGCTGGCAGAAGAAATCGTCGGCAAGGCTTTGGTGGGACGCCGCGACAAGGTGGTCCTCGCGACAAAATGCGGCTTGGTCTGGCATACCCAGAAGGGAAGTCATTTCTTCGACTATGACGGTAAGCCGGTGCACCGGTATCTTGGCAAGGACGCCATCGTCTATGAGATTGAACAAAGTCTGAAGCGTCTCGGAACTGATTACATCGATCATTACATCACGCATTGGCAGGACTCGACCACCCTGATTGACGAGACTATGGAAGCCCTTGAGTTGCTCAAGTCCCAGGGCAAGATCCGCTCCATCGGAGCAAGCAACACATCAGTTGATGACCTGAATGCCTATATCCAAGCCGGTCAGCTTGATGCTGTTCAAGAAGAATACAGCATGGTGAAACGGGATATTGAAACGACCCACGTTCCGACGTGCCTGGACAAAGGCGTTTCGGTTCTGAGTTACTCGTCGTTGGCACTTGGGCTTTTGACCGGAAAAATCGGACCAGACCGCACTTTCAGTGGGGACGATCAGCGCAAAGACAATCCTCGTTTCTCGATAGAAAACCGTCAGAAGGTGGCTCTCTTGATGGAAACCATCTCGCCAATTGCCGAGGCGCATGAGGCCAGCAAGGCCCAAGTCGTGATTGCCTGGACCTTGCAGCAACCGGGTATCACTTTTTCATTATGCGGAGCCCGCGACCCCGGCCAGGCAGTAGAAAACGCCAAAGCGGGTAGGCTTCGTTTGTCACAATCAGATCTGGATGCCATCAGCGCCGCAGCACAAACGCATTTGACCCAACTCGCCGCCTGA